CCCCCAAATCAAAGTTTCTTTATATAGAGCTTTATGGGATATGGGGATTAGATATGATGTTGAGATGTCTTTTCTTAGCAGATATGATATACCCTATGAGAATTCTATAGTATCTATACACATTATGGATAGTCCCCCAAAAATAGATGTTCTATGTCAACAGATAATAAAGTATATTGATAAGGCATTTGTTGTAAAGATAGCTACTAAACCTTTCCAGGGATATAAATCGTATCTAGCTAGATTACTTGAGCTAGGGGATAAAGTAGCTGTAATGCCAATGGGTGTAGATCCTATAGAGAGAATAGGATTTTCATTATTAGGATCTAGACTTATCTATGGATATGTTGATGAGCCTACAGCCCCTGGGCAGATGCACTATAAGAAAATTAAGGAGATTCTCAATACTTTATCACTATTATAACCTAAACTTAGAGATAACCCTCTCTGTCTTCTGCTTCTTCATCCAATCTGAAACAATACTTCTCCTCAAGCCCTTAACACTATAGACATAGTTTATAGCTGAAAGAG
Above is a genomic segment from Ignisphaera aggregans DSM 17230 containing:
- a CDS encoding 3-dehydroquinate dehydratase (COGs: COG0710 3-dehydroquinate dehydratase~KEGG: sto:ST2278 3-dehydroquinate dehydratase~SPTR: Q96Y90 3-dehydroquinate dehydratase~PFAM: Type I 3-dehydroquinase~TIGRFAM: 3-dehydroquinate dehydratase, type I), which produces MAKLNTLVVASIPIRRAEDLEKISYALDADLIELRVDYMENPLDIDYSVLPRDKVIVTLRDISEGGVKFHDPQIKVSLYRALWDMGIRYDVEMSFLSRYDIPYENSIVSIHIMDSPPKIDVLCQQIIKYIDKAFVVKIATKPFQGYKSYLARLLELGDKVAVMPMGVDPIERIGFSLLGSRLIYGYVDEPTAPGQMHYKKIKEILNTLSLL